One stretch of Pyxidicoccus trucidator DNA includes these proteins:
- a CDS encoding alpha/beta hydrolase, with amino-acid sequence MTRKALVVMALAGALGAAVLKLGWLDRKAEVPGPFPYDGAPLASEAAARLEAGGWTLGNVEGPYRQRALTRPPAPGETRWVVFFGGNGPGYLEEARSVLESLDAGRGLGLAAVAPPGFDGSPGRPSPEALRSGTEAAVRWLVATHRPGPEAIHLVGFSMGSNAALTAAHTLARDGVKARSVVLLAPFTRMDVTDKGLRGRLRTPDRYDNLSLVAEGLPPVRVLHGQADSALPPSHGEELARRLGAPFQTFPGVGHAELLKHPDALAEARAALEP; translated from the coding sequence GTGACGCGGAAGGCTCTGGTCGTCATGGCGCTCGCAGGCGCGCTGGGGGCAGCGGTGCTGAAGCTCGGCTGGCTGGACAGGAAGGCGGAGGTCCCGGGGCCCTTCCCCTATGACGGCGCGCCCCTGGCCTCCGAGGCGGCGGCGCGGCTGGAGGCAGGTGGGTGGACCCTCGGCAACGTCGAGGGGCCCTACCGCCAGCGGGCGCTGACGCGGCCTCCCGCGCCGGGCGAGACGCGCTGGGTGGTCTTCTTCGGGGGCAACGGCCCGGGCTACCTCGAGGAGGCGCGCTCGGTGCTGGAGTCGCTGGACGCCGGACGCGGGCTCGGGCTGGCCGCGGTGGCGCCGCCGGGCTTCGATGGCTCCCCTGGGAGGCCGTCGCCGGAGGCCCTGCGCTCCGGGACCGAGGCCGCGGTGCGCTGGCTCGTCGCCACGCACCGGCCGGGCCCGGAGGCCATCCACCTCGTGGGCTTCTCCATGGGGAGCAACGCGGCGCTGACGGCGGCGCACACGCTGGCGCGGGACGGCGTCAAGGCGCGGAGCGTGGTCCTCCTGGCGCCCTTCACCCGCATGGACGTGACGGACAAGGGGCTTCGCGGCCGGCTGCGGACCCCGGACCGGTACGACAACCTGTCGCTCGTCGCCGAAGGTCTGCCGCCCGTCCGTGTGCTGCACGGGCAGGCGGACTCGGCACTGCCCCCTTCCCATGGAGAGGAACTTGCCCGCAGGCTGGGGGCGCCGTTCCAGACCTTTCCAGGGGTGGGGCACGCGGAACTGCTGAAGCATCCCGACGCCCTCGCCGAGGCGCGCGCGGCATTGGAACCGTAA
- a CDS encoding type I polyketide synthase yields MTDEVEGFSESPDIAVVGMSARLPGARDVDTYWRRVRDGVGSITWFTDAQLLSAGVDPSLLRDPNYVKAGMVYEGLEDFDAGFFGFSPREASIMDPQHRHFLEVCWEALEHCGHPPESFKGPIGVFGGSGMNAYMPYNLFTNPQLMEQVGLFLVRHTGNDKDFLTTRVSYCLDLRGPSLNVQTACSTSLVAIHSAVQSLLSRECDLALAGGVTLEMPHYRGYLYQEGEILSPDGHCRAFDHRSQGTLFGSGVGVVALRRLEDALADGDTIYAVVKGSAVNNDGARKVGYLAPSVDGQADAVVEALNVSGVPADSIDYIECHGTGTPVGDPIEITALTQAFRTQTQKSGFCRIGSVKTNIGHLDTAAGVASFIKVVQMLRHKQMAPSLNYEKPNPQIDFARTPFAVNATLREWTAKGGRPRRAAVNSLGVGGTNAHVILEEAPAQPQTSAARPFETLWLSARSPAALERACRRLAQRLGEENAPNLGDTSFTLLAGRRRFAHRRAVVVSSREDAIRLLEQPEPARTAQAHTEAEGRSVVFLFPGGGAQYPGMAKGLYEQEPVFRRSLDECLKLLEQHESLQLRPLLFPEAGKEAEARTQLEQATYALPALLSVELSLAALWKSRGLTPAACLGHSMGEYACAQILGVLSIKDALGIVACRGRLFDQLPAGAMLSVELPEAELRPLLGPGLDLGAHNAPSLCLVSGEVAAIDALEAQLKEREVEARRLHIRVAAHSRMLEPILAPFREYLAKVRFSAPTAPWVSNVTGTWITPEEATSPDYWVRHLRQPVRFAEGAGVLLADKARVYLEVGPGQTLISLLRAQVEKPAAEGLVPSLRHPNDTVADLAFFQLALGRLWAAGVNLDAAVLFEGQKRRRIGLPTYAFERERHWVEPGAGTFMARRESDRPLVREEDVSRWGYAPRFREQPGPKPEAPAANERWLLLADEEPLAEELSRELGARGALVQRVLPGGTFGRRPDGAFTLRPDAREDWEALWDALGADGRVPPRLVDLPGLDAAEGGWERAVSRHFLAPLALMQSLTAESLPQGLRYVRVMRGGMGVDGPARSPEQALALGPVLVAPKELPELSARAVDVEAGAAPATQARELADELLRPDVDAPVALRGGHRWVQVLERAALQEAPTPLREQGVYLITGGLGGIGRTLAELFARKAKARLALVSRSAASPSHAELQRMLEGLGAQVLLLKADTSDAVQLTAAIAEVKARFGALHGVVHAAGGLEDGPLEAKTRDSALRVLAPKALGALALEQALHGTQLDFFVSFSSTSAHLGPPGQVDYVAANAFLLAQAARLEASGTAKRALALGWGVWQEVGMAAAQVAPRLPPGEPVAHPLLQRRVEAPSGQHVFRAIYDAKALWVLDEHRTRGGGPVLPGTGYVELARAAWETVRPGTPLDVDHLSFVAPLDVPDGEVREVEVVLASEGDGFTFRVSSRAASSAWVEHATARLGPAAGGPPAPLDVAAVRARCTARSLTFGEGEQSLPQDSLLAFGPRWKVLRTAGFGASEALGRLELPRAFLGDVATYALPPGLLDIASGFAFSLLPDAGQPGKLHVPVSYRHLRVWGPWPEVALSHVRVRQEEGRGALLDVTLCDADGRVFCAIEGYLVASVEAKRFGRSPQKKGSLLETWLPLGIKPAEGQEAFLRALSLSGTNALFVSSMDLHGLAARLRPQQEAAKPAASAAPQPGAAPAQAAADSPRDDVERKLAELWQQLLGVPRVGLKDSFFDLGGHSLIAVRLFARIKKTLGADLTLATLFEAPTLEQCAALVREAAGIPFTPDAAPGEAAPAATATPGKAQPREWTPLVAIQKGGSGTPFFCVHGAGGNVLNFRELAGTLGKDQPFYGLQARGVDGKLPPAESIEEMATIYLDGIRQVRPKGPYMLGGYSGGGVVAYEMAQRLRAMGEEVSLVAFLDTFHPSTQERRLSFNERLRAIREEGPAYVTNKLRQKVERDGNRLISQLKLRWYEQRGEAPPIELRDLQLTARFQYLASRYSPRPYTGPVTLFRAQEISLVYSHMGKTLGWEPLVPTLRIREVPGDHDSLVREPNVHVLGRMLRAALDEAQQVSGK; encoded by the coding sequence ATGACGGACGAAGTTGAGGGTTTTTCGGAGTCTCCAGACATCGCGGTGGTGGGGATGTCCGCCCGGCTGCCTGGAGCGCGGGACGTGGACACCTACTGGCGTCGCGTGCGCGACGGCGTGGGGTCGATTACGTGGTTCACCGACGCGCAGCTGCTGAGCGCGGGCGTGGACCCGTCCCTGCTGAGGGACCCGAACTATGTGAAGGCCGGCATGGTGTACGAGGGGCTGGAGGACTTCGACGCCGGCTTCTTCGGCTTCAGCCCGCGCGAGGCGTCCATCATGGACCCCCAGCACCGGCACTTCCTGGAGGTGTGCTGGGAAGCGCTGGAGCACTGCGGGCACCCGCCCGAGTCCTTCAAGGGCCCCATCGGCGTGTTCGGCGGCTCCGGCATGAACGCGTACATGCCGTACAACCTCTTCACCAACCCGCAGTTGATGGAGCAGGTGGGCCTGTTCCTCGTGCGGCACACGGGCAACGACAAGGACTTCCTCACCACCCGCGTCTCGTACTGCCTGGACCTGCGCGGCCCCAGCCTCAACGTGCAGACGGCGTGCTCCACGTCGCTGGTCGCCATCCACTCGGCGGTGCAGAGCCTGCTCTCGCGCGAGTGTGACCTGGCGCTGGCGGGCGGCGTCACGCTGGAGATGCCGCACTACCGGGGCTACCTGTACCAGGAGGGAGAGATTCTCTCCCCGGACGGGCACTGCCGCGCCTTCGACCACCGCTCGCAGGGGACGCTCTTCGGCAGCGGCGTGGGCGTGGTGGCGCTGCGCCGGCTGGAGGACGCCCTGGCGGATGGGGACACCATCTACGCGGTGGTGAAGGGCAGCGCGGTGAACAACGACGGCGCGCGCAAGGTGGGCTACCTCGCGCCGTCCGTGGATGGCCAGGCGGACGCCGTGGTGGAGGCGCTCAACGTCTCCGGCGTCCCGGCGGACAGCATCGACTACATCGAGTGCCACGGCACCGGCACTCCGGTGGGCGACCCGATTGAAATCACCGCCCTCACCCAGGCCTTCCGCACCCAGACGCAGAAGAGCGGGTTCTGCCGCATCGGCTCGGTGAAGACGAACATCGGCCACCTGGACACCGCCGCCGGTGTGGCGAGCTTCATCAAGGTCGTCCAGATGCTGCGCCACAAGCAGATGGCGCCGAGCCTCAACTACGAGAAGCCGAACCCGCAAATCGACTTCGCCCGCACGCCGTTCGCGGTGAACGCCACCCTGCGCGAGTGGACCGCGAAGGGCGGTCGTCCCCGCCGCGCCGCGGTGAACTCGCTGGGCGTGGGCGGCACCAACGCGCACGTCATCCTGGAGGAGGCTCCGGCGCAGCCGCAGACGTCCGCGGCCCGGCCCTTCGAGACGCTGTGGCTGTCCGCTCGGTCTCCCGCCGCGCTGGAGCGCGCATGCCGCCGGCTCGCCCAGCGGCTGGGCGAGGAGAACGCCCCCAACCTGGGGGACACGTCCTTCACCCTGCTGGCCGGCCGCCGCCGCTTCGCGCACCGCCGCGCGGTGGTGGTGTCCTCGCGCGAGGACGCCATCCGTCTGCTGGAGCAGCCCGAGCCGGCGCGCACCGCGCAGGCCCACACCGAGGCCGAGGGTCGCTCGGTGGTGTTCCTCTTCCCCGGGGGCGGGGCGCAGTACCCCGGCATGGCGAAGGGGCTCTACGAGCAGGAGCCCGTGTTCCGCCGCTCGCTGGACGAGTGCCTCAAGCTGCTGGAGCAGCACGAGTCGCTCCAGCTCCGCCCGCTGCTGTTCCCCGAGGCCGGCAAGGAGGCCGAGGCGCGCACGCAATTGGAGCAGGCCACGTACGCGCTGCCCGCGCTGCTGTCCGTGGAGCTGTCGCTGGCCGCGCTGTGGAAGTCGCGCGGCCTGACGCCCGCGGCGTGCCTGGGTCACAGCATGGGCGAGTACGCCTGCGCCCAGATTCTGGGTGTCCTCTCTATAAAGGATGCGCTGGGCATCGTCGCCTGCCGCGGCCGGCTCTTCGACCAGCTCCCCGCGGGCGCCATGCTCAGCGTGGAGCTGCCGGAGGCGGAGCTGAGGCCGCTGCTGGGGCCGGGGTTGGACCTCGGGGCGCACAACGCGCCGAGCCTGTGCCTCGTCTCCGGTGAGGTGGCGGCCATCGACGCGCTGGAGGCGCAGCTCAAGGAGCGCGAGGTGGAGGCCCGGCGCCTGCACATCCGCGTCGCCGCGCACTCGCGCATGCTGGAGCCCATCCTCGCGCCGTTCCGCGAGTACCTGGCGAAGGTGCGCTTCTCCGCGCCCACGGCGCCGTGGGTCTCCAACGTCACCGGCACGTGGATTACGCCCGAGGAGGCGACGTCGCCCGACTACTGGGTGCGCCACCTGCGCCAGCCGGTGCGCTTCGCCGAGGGCGCTGGCGTGCTGCTGGCGGACAAGGCGCGCGTCTACCTGGAGGTCGGTCCCGGGCAGACGCTCATCTCCCTTCTGCGCGCCCAGGTCGAGAAGCCGGCGGCCGAGGGACTGGTGCCGTCGCTGCGGCACCCGAACGACACCGTCGCGGACCTGGCCTTCTTCCAGCTCGCGCTCGGCCGCCTGTGGGCGGCGGGCGTCAACCTGGACGCGGCCGTGCTCTTCGAGGGCCAGAAGCGGCGCCGCATCGGCCTGCCCACCTACGCCTTCGAGCGCGAGCGCCACTGGGTGGAGCCGGGCGCGGGCACCTTCATGGCCCGGCGCGAGAGCGACCGCCCGCTGGTGCGCGAGGAGGACGTGTCCCGCTGGGGCTACGCGCCGCGCTTCCGCGAGCAGCCGGGTCCGAAGCCGGAGGCTCCGGCCGCGAATGAGCGCTGGCTGCTGCTGGCGGACGAGGAGCCTCTCGCCGAGGAGCTGTCCCGCGAGCTGGGCGCCCGGGGCGCGCTGGTGCAGCGCGTGCTGCCGGGGGGCACGTTCGGCCGCCGGCCGGATGGCGCCTTCACCCTGCGGCCCGACGCGCGCGAGGACTGGGAGGCGCTCTGGGACGCGCTGGGCGCGGACGGGCGCGTGCCTCCGAGGCTCGTGGACCTGCCGGGCCTGGACGCGGCGGAGGGCGGCTGGGAGCGCGCGGTGTCGCGGCACTTCCTGGCGCCGCTCGCGCTGATGCAGTCCCTCACCGCCGAGTCGCTGCCCCAGGGGCTGCGCTACGTGCGGGTGATGCGGGGCGGCATGGGCGTGGACGGGCCCGCGCGGTCGCCGGAGCAGGCGCTCGCGCTCGGCCCCGTGCTGGTGGCCCCGAAGGAGCTCCCCGAGCTGTCGGCGCGCGCGGTGGACGTCGAGGCGGGCGCTGCCCCGGCGACGCAGGCCCGCGAGCTGGCGGATGAGCTGCTGCGGCCGGACGTGGACGCTCCGGTGGCGCTGCGCGGCGGGCACCGCTGGGTGCAGGTGCTGGAGCGGGCCGCGCTGCAGGAGGCGCCGACGCCGCTGCGCGAGCAGGGCGTGTACCTCATCACCGGCGGCCTGGGCGGCATCGGCCGGACGCTGGCGGAGCTGTTCGCGCGCAAGGCGAAGGCGCGGCTGGCGCTCGTGTCCCGGTCGGCGGCCAGCCCCTCGCACGCGGAGCTCCAGCGCATGCTGGAGGGTCTGGGCGCGCAGGTGCTGTTGCTCAAGGCGGACACCTCGGACGCGGTCCAGCTCACGGCCGCCATCGCCGAGGTGAAGGCCCGCTTCGGGGCGCTGCACGGCGTGGTGCACGCCGCGGGTGGCCTGGAGGACGGGCCCCTGGAGGCGAAGACGCGCGACTCGGCGCTGCGGGTGCTGGCGCCCAAGGCGCTCGGCGCGCTCGCGCTGGAGCAGGCGCTGCACGGCACGCAGCTCGACTTCTTCGTCAGCTTCTCCTCGACGAGCGCGCACCTGGGCCCTCCGGGGCAGGTGGACTACGTCGCGGCCAACGCGTTCCTCCTGGCCCAGGCGGCCCGGCTGGAGGCGTCCGGCACCGCGAAGCGCGCGCTCGCGCTGGGGTGGGGTGTCTGGCAGGAGGTGGGCATGGCCGCCGCGCAGGTGGCGCCACGGCTGCCTCCGGGCGAGCCGGTGGCCCATCCGCTGCTGCAGCGGCGCGTGGAGGCCCCGTCGGGCCAGCACGTCTTCCGCGCCATCTACGACGCGAAGGCGCTGTGGGTGCTGGACGAGCACCGCACGCGTGGCGGCGGGCCGGTGCTTCCAGGCACGGGCTACGTGGAGCTGGCGCGGGCGGCCTGGGAGACGGTGCGCCCCGGCACTCCGCTGGACGTGGACCACCTGTCATTCGTGGCGCCGCTCGACGTGCCGGACGGCGAGGTGCGCGAGGTGGAGGTGGTGCTGGCGTCCGAGGGCGACGGCTTCACCTTCCGCGTGTCGAGCCGGGCGGCCAGCAGCGCCTGGGTGGAGCACGCCACCGCGCGGCTCGGCCCGGCGGCGGGCGGGCCTCCCGCGCCCCTGGACGTGGCGGCCGTGCGCGCGCGCTGCACGGCGCGGTCGCTCACCTTCGGCGAGGGCGAGCAGTCGCTGCCGCAGGACTCGCTCCTGGCCTTCGGGCCTCGCTGGAAGGTGCTGCGCACCGCGGGCTTCGGCGCGTCCGAGGCCCTGGGCCGGCTGGAGCTGCCGCGTGCGTTCCTCGGAGACGTGGCGACGTACGCGCTGCCGCCGGGGCTCCTGGACATCGCCTCCGGCTTCGCCTTCTCGCTGCTGCCCGACGCGGGCCAGCCCGGGAAGCTGCACGTGCCCGTCTCCTACCGGCACCTGCGGGTGTGGGGCCCCTGGCCCGAGGTGGCGCTGAGCCACGTGCGCGTGCGCCAGGAGGAGGGACGCGGGGCGCTGCTCGACGTCACCCTCTGTGACGCCGACGGTCGCGTGTTCTGCGCCATCGAGGGCTACCTCGTCGCCTCCGTCGAGGCGAAGCGGTTCGGCCGCTCACCGCAGAAGAAGGGCTCGCTGCTGGAGACGTGGCTGCCGCTGGGCATCAAGCCGGCGGAGGGCCAGGAGGCCTTCCTGCGCGCGCTGTCCCTGTCCGGCACGAATGCGCTCTTCGTCAGCTCCATGGACCTGCACGGGCTGGCGGCACGCCTGCGCCCGCAGCAGGAAGCGGCGAAGCCCGCGGCCTCCGCGGCCCCGCAGCCGGGCGCGGCTCCGGCCCAGGCGGCGGCGGACTCTCCGCGCGACGACGTGGAGCGCAAGCTGGCGGAGCTGTGGCAGCAGCTGCTCGGCGTGCCCCGGGTGGGGCTGAAGGACAGCTTCTTCGACCTGGGCGGACACTCGCTCATCGCGGTGCGCCTGTTCGCGCGCATCAAGAAGACGCTGGGCGCGGACCTGACGCTGGCCACGCTGTTCGAGGCTCCCACGCTGGAGCAGTGCGCGGCGCTGGTGCGCGAGGCCGCCGGCATTCCCTTCACGCCGGACGCCGCTCCGGGCGAGGCGGCCCCGGCCGCCACGGCGACTCCAGGGAAGGCGCAGCCAAGAGAGTGGACGCCGCTCGTCGCCATCCAGAAGGGCGGCTCCGGCACTCCCTTCTTCTGCGTGCACGGCGCGGGAGGCAACGTCCTCAACTTCCGCGAGCTGGCGGGGACGCTCGGCAAGGACCAGCCCTTCTACGGCCTGCAGGCGCGAGGCGTGGACGGCAAGCTGCCGCCCGCGGAGAGCATCGAGGAGATGGCCACCATCTACCTGGATGGCATCCGGCAGGTGCGGCCCAAGGGGCCCTACATGCTCGGCGGCTACTCCGGCGGCGGCGTGGTCGCCTACGAGATGGCGCAGCGGCTGCGGGCCATGGGCGAGGAGGTGTCGCTCGTCGCCTTCCTGGACACCTTCCACCCCAGCACCCAGGAGCGGCGGCTGTCCTTCAACGAGCGGCTGCGGGCGATTCGCGAGGAGGGCCCGGCCTACGTCACCAACAAGCTGCGCCAGAAGGTGGAGCGCGACGGCAACCGGCTCATCAGCCAGCTGAAGCTGCGCTGGTACGAGCAGCGTGGCGAAGCGCCTCCCATCGAGCTGAGAGACCTCCAGCTCACCGCGCGTTTCCAGTACCTCGCGAGCCGCTACAGCCCGCGCCCGTATACCGGGCCGGTGACGCTGTTCCGCGCGCAGGAAATCAGCCTCGTCTACTCGCACATGGGAAAGACGCTGGGCTGGGAGCCGCTGGTGCCGACGCTGCGCATCCGCGAGGTGCCCGGGGACCATGACAGCCTGGTGCGCGAGCCCAACGTCCACGTCCTGGGGCGCATGCTGCGCGCGGCCCTGGATGAGGCCCAGCAGGTGAGCGGGAAGTGA
- a CDS encoding acyl-CoA desaturase: MSSAPSSPLPSASSASGVTAVSIPTSAMGLGATDAPLSGARRALVLLVMQGLPFLGLCAGAWLFVQEGIRALDVALLVGMYLLTMTGIELGFHRHFAHRTFETTRPLRALLLVLGSMAGQGSALLWSGVHRLHHAHTDMPGDPHSPTLGRRGAWQRVRGLFWAQFLWYLDAPAIPRFGRFLERHRASPASVHAQEEDSQEQRLARTIPDLLRDDALLRLNQRYGLWVLLGLALPAAVGGLATGTWGGALRGLVWGGFVRYFLVQQVTFAINSVTHMVGTRPLETRDDSRNNGVMAVLTLGAGWHNNHHAFPGSAFTGFRWWQVDPLGQVIRLLARLGWAWDVRVPSPEAIAARTRRSAAP, encoded by the coding sequence TTGTCCAGCGCACCCTCATCACCCCTCCCTTCCGCTTCCAGCGCGTCCGGTGTCACGGCCGTCTCCATTCCCACTTCGGCCATGGGGCTCGGAGCCACCGACGCGCCCCTGAGCGGAGCCCGGCGGGCCCTGGTGCTGCTGGTGATGCAGGGGCTGCCCTTCCTCGGCCTGTGCGCGGGCGCATGGCTCTTCGTCCAGGAGGGCATCCGCGCGCTGGACGTCGCGCTGCTGGTGGGGATGTACCTGCTCACCATGACGGGCATCGAGCTGGGCTTCCACCGCCACTTCGCGCACCGGACCTTCGAGACGACACGCCCCCTGCGCGCCCTGCTCCTCGTCCTCGGCTCCATGGCGGGCCAGGGCTCCGCGCTGCTGTGGAGCGGCGTGCACCGCCTGCACCACGCGCACACGGACATGCCGGGGGACCCGCACTCCCCCACGCTCGGCCGGCGCGGCGCGTGGCAACGGGTGCGGGGGCTCTTCTGGGCCCAGTTCCTCTGGTACCTGGATGCGCCAGCCATCCCCCGCTTCGGGCGCTTCCTGGAACGCCACCGCGCATCCCCCGCGAGCGTCCACGCGCAGGAAGAGGACAGCCAGGAGCAACGCCTTGCCCGCACCATTCCGGACCTGCTGCGGGATGACGCCCTGCTGCGGCTGAACCAACGCTACGGCCTCTGGGTGCTGCTCGGCCTCGCGTTGCCGGCCGCCGTGGGTGGACTTGCTACCGGCACGTGGGGCGGCGCGCTGCGGGGGCTCGTGTGGGGCGGCTTCGTCCGCTACTTCCTGGTCCAGCAGGTCACCTTCGCCATCAACTCGGTGACGCACATGGTGGGGACACGGCCCCTGGAGACACGGGACGACAGCCGCAACAACGGGGTGATGGCGGTGCTGACGCTCGGCGCCGGGTGGCACAACAACCACCACGCCTTCCCCGGCTCGGCCTTCACGGGCTTCCGCTGGTGGCAGGTGGACCCGCTGGGCCAGGTCATCCGCCTGCTGGCGCGGCTGGGCTGGGCCTGGGACGTGCGGGTGCCGTCTCCGGAGGCCATCGCCGCGCGCACGCGACGCTCAGCGGCGCCATGA
- a CDS encoding S8 family serine peptidase: protein MRRLLALGLLSLAACSSETPEPQPPPTPQQQQVTGRVQGQLTPFQGAGQQSTRLRASPLPGGPSLQELSRLVSRARPPRRARPPLPSALAAPLPGPIGRPIEAGDIPGEVIFRFDEPNLTPEQVLQRVATSGYHAVHRGYASEHLHLVAFERLDGSRAKATVADTGRLVSQLASLPGVRFAEPNRRVRPLAVPDDFGYSFQWHYAALNLPAAWDVQLGNPGLVVAVIDTGIVFHPDLSARVLPGIDMISDPENAADGDGRDDDPTDPGGDLPGGRSSWHGTHVAGTLGALTDNGVGVAGVTWGALLLPVRVLGEQGASSFDIAAAMQWASGGLVPGLRPNPTPARIINLSLGGSSPPQRVYQDVIDERVVASGVMFVIAAGNEAQDAAGSSPCNQQSVICVGATSLVGRRSSFSNFGLPVDVMAPGGELQEDLNGDGYPDGVLSTALDAAGLPGYRFYEGTSMAAPHVTGVLALMTSLRPDLMPLDAERILRETAVPAGRCAEGCGAGLVNAQAALRALQGGPGAEPPRLEVNTPSLFFPGDATLPLLVYNEGGGELLVTASVAGPQAAQVAFPGGNTLLVPALSARPLQVAVTLAGLPPGDYTVPLTLASAQGTDTVALRLRVGAPSERDALVVFVYQDSLGEWHTAPELATVAPAADAYRYAIDLPPRTYYATAAIDDNQNGQYFEDGERIGFWRNQDSVEPIVVRAGEVVPGIDFDLVPYIPVEASP from the coding sequence ATGCGCAGACTTCTCGCCCTGGGGCTGCTGAGCCTCGCCGCGTGTTCCTCGGAGACCCCGGAGCCCCAACCTCCGCCAACACCCCAGCAGCAACAGGTGACGGGTCGGGTGCAGGGCCAGCTCACCCCGTTCCAGGGCGCGGGCCAGCAGTCCACGCGCCTCCGCGCCTCGCCGCTTCCCGGAGGCCCGTCGCTCCAGGAGCTGTCACGCCTCGTGTCGCGCGCACGGCCCCCGAGACGCGCACGGCCTCCGCTCCCTTCGGCGCTGGCGGCGCCCCTGCCTGGCCCCATCGGTCGTCCCATCGAAGCGGGCGACATCCCCGGCGAGGTCATCTTCCGCTTCGACGAGCCGAACCTGACGCCCGAGCAGGTCCTCCAGCGGGTGGCAACCTCCGGCTACCACGCCGTGCACCGGGGCTATGCGAGCGAGCACCTGCACCTCGTCGCCTTCGAGCGCCTCGACGGGAGCCGCGCGAAGGCCACCGTGGCGGACACGGGCCGGCTGGTGTCGCAGCTGGCCTCCCTGCCCGGGGTGCGCTTCGCGGAGCCCAACCGGCGGGTGAGGCCGCTCGCCGTGCCGGATGACTTCGGCTACTCCTTCCAGTGGCACTACGCCGCGCTCAACCTGCCTGCCGCCTGGGACGTGCAGCTGGGGAACCCGGGCCTGGTGGTGGCCGTCATCGACACGGGCATCGTCTTCCACCCGGACCTCAGCGCGCGCGTGCTGCCGGGCATCGACATGATTTCCGACCCGGAGAACGCCGCGGACGGAGACGGACGCGACGACGACCCGACGGACCCGGGTGGAGACCTGCCCGGCGGCCGCTCCTCCTGGCATGGCACGCACGTGGCGGGGACACTCGGCGCGCTCACGGACAATGGCGTGGGCGTGGCGGGCGTGACGTGGGGAGCGCTGCTGCTGCCCGTGCGCGTCCTCGGCGAGCAGGGCGCGTCCAGCTTCGACATCGCCGCGGCCATGCAGTGGGCCTCCGGAGGCCTCGTCCCGGGCCTGCGGCCCAACCCCACGCCGGCGCGCATCATCAACCTGAGCCTCGGAGGAAGCTCGCCGCCGCAGCGGGTCTACCAGGACGTCATCGACGAGCGCGTGGTGGCCTCCGGAGTCATGTTCGTCATCGCCGCGGGCAACGAGGCCCAGGACGCGGCGGGCTCGTCGCCGTGCAACCAGCAGAGCGTCATCTGCGTGGGCGCCACGTCGCTGGTGGGTCGGCGCAGCAGCTTCTCCAACTTCGGCCTGCCAGTGGACGTGATGGCGCCCGGCGGCGAGCTCCAGGAGGACCTCAACGGGGACGGCTATCCGGACGGCGTGCTGTCCACCGCGCTCGATGCGGCGGGCCTGCCGGGCTACCGCTTCTACGAGGGCACCAGCATGGCCGCGCCCCACGTGACGGGCGTGCTGGCCCTCATGACCTCGCTGCGGCCGGACCTGATGCCCCTGGACGCGGAGCGCATCCTCAGGGAGACCGCCGTGCCCGCGGGCCGGTGCGCCGAGGGCTGTGGCGCGGGGCTCGTCAACGCGCAGGCCGCGCTGCGCGCCCTGCAGGGAGGCCCCGGCGCCGAGCCGCCACGGCTGGAGGTGAACACGCCGAGCCTCTTCTTCCCCGGTGACGCCACCCTTCCGTTGCTCGTCTACAACGAGGGCGGCGGCGAGCTCCTGGTGACGGCCAGCGTCGCCGGCCCCCAGGCGGCCCAGGTGGCCTTCCCCGGAGGAAACACGCTGCTCGTGCCCGCGCTGAGCGCCCGGCCGCTGCAGGTGGCGGTGACGCTGGCCGGACTGCCTCCGGGGGACTACACGGTGCCGCTCACCCTCGCCAGCGCACAGGGCACCGACACGGTGGCGCTGCGGCTGCGCGTGGGAGCGCCCTCCGAGCGCGACGCCCTCGTCGTCTTCGTCTACCAGGACTCGCTGGGCGAATGGCATACGGCGCCGGAGCTGGCGACCGTGGCCCCGGCGGCGGACGCGTACCGCTACGCCATCGACCTGCCTCCGAGGACCTACTACGCGACGGCCGCCATCGACGACAACCAGAACGGCCAGTACTTCGAGGACGGGGAGCGCATCGGCTTCTGGCGCAACCAGGACAGCGTGGAGCCCATCGTGGTGCGCGCGGGCGAGGTGGTGCCGGGCATCGACTTCGACCTCGTCCCGTACATCCCCGTGGAGGCCTCGCCATAG